One region of Culex pipiens pallens isolate TS chromosome 2, TS_CPP_V2, whole genome shotgun sequence genomic DNA includes:
- the LOC120427862 gene encoding uncharacterized protein LOC120427862 isoform X6, with protein MDKDGDKKGGDKKGGQSGAGLGGAAGGPDPASLLDAASLFAYWGRDPSAMAAAASNSALFGSQFGMPGGLGGLMPNAAAAAAAAAAATGASGSDRFQMGQHPNTMAVAASQAASLAGLHNSWWSMAQLAAQDYFARLQASGMAGQMPFPHGADLASAFPGGLGGLGAMGGAGAGGGAGSGGAGGAGGGGGGGSNGKGGGGGKGKKRDRSSNSNSSNASSTGGAGGGGGAGGANSVGGYKNSSSPSVSQAAAAAAYKQSLYSQATLHKELMAITAAAAAAQQSPSGNSGGGGGGGGGGGGSSKSKSSSGGSNRGSSGGSSNDILSMTRGSSASPSVNSSKSQGPSPSVTISASNMSGGNHLQGMGGGRSGKDGKGAGQNMAADLGLSASMNALNTLSQFGNMDLSSPQNVTATMNALAASSAKAKDYMSSGILNDPSSLLGVRLPPDTEIIKYTSSIVGGGPKGSNNSNNSGNSGGGGSSRNRNKNKTAPIEESSLFAQLHGMSTAKRARMDPNDYSGGQGTTGTSGGTLTSGSGSGGNNDRIEVIKLPPTITSNGVYNTGKGKDSMADQINDWAGLNLSGKGSSAMANSLAAAAAAVAAEAQDDAPLNLSMKSSKSDSRASPAPSPAGSGSTPSANSLQSLSTITAALGGSGGNDTPRSRRKSNNKNRSSAAAAAAMADAASSLAAAAGSASGANNNSSISSLLMAAGSGSGANAGNGTQPAGGSSASGGAAATTAGGNGSGANNHLAAQLGLNSSLSELLKISNYEEYDYAGLSGSQFKEGRPRNLGRGVSKPKKNTVASLLAQSRAVGSKPLTAQQLLTQEAEIEKLRQAMIEASQSMESTSNTNTDTESVAESGMSESEGEEQINVKELRVPLEKGWRRETVIRGLTKNGQIKGDVFYYPPQSLNKMKGMNQVQLYLDQFKPKDLTRDNFSFSAKAIVGTFLQPAPPPYATDGEYIKMTDVEVARRLEELKMFTRHTALGVEQRIEIAKQQQALRDAKKMAKDEISKNKEKARQAKEIERNERLEQQRKERELKNQQAMEAKRKREEELARQKAEEAARKQQEKELKRQQALLQKEQELAKQKELMYAVEMERERRRQHMTLIKQLELRRKFEEKEKKKHQVILDKLIQREKKLTMRKRDTSILQELRKPQEDTEIGDQPVLPNLPRIPGLKLTGTGFADLLMVFEFLHNFGETLGFSESTDMEALPTLQSLHSALTCENAIEAEEELLSVMTHLLVCAIEDPGIPNPGRHTTLLGQTLRQADITHSNVSEILRIYLYAVAHGEVKQQSGISLERERERHHLPTEEDIKTASDKNRQFYELLSENLRYKLSELLKDKPFVALNPTTKVQILAMLCNDLLLNKAVCKQIEGSLETQAQLKKERYLLDNKIRKYKMLVARKQRLEQYEKAQAAALEKSLQMKAAEEAKRAEEAAAAAAAAEGIVIAPPTGEDNQAAQTQPQQTGEEKTEGGEGEVLDATAPPTTDSAPVPAEVEQNHKDETVLNPSQESLPPLNNGTITPMEDSPIKAPPTPHQLEESKSKELSFSEMGEHAPGGDVDHSFSKSMTMHHEHAPSERNDDDNSDLESEGTQLEEDEDAHLTAEEAQRKYDKILETSFQNKSQLEYALNQLRVKCFGQDRYWRRYWCLPKCGGVYVEAMESAQPDVCKYECALEEAHASQEAAKAEAAAAEEAAAAAAAEAVADAADEAEGIPRFIPTIADIVKRDRDKNKENKDANEFPSHHIGGLEERKRKRSGRSKKKHDFFNQECTNDSESQDVQDEDNSRTSFSNCEETRTDSQSEAEHAPAPVTPVAPPVIEEPPKPVIPPPVPMVQEPPVPPPIMLGAAKKKREDDHLMDIEDSIPTAILVQKGNNHDETKIVEVNNQIGGVNLNSSRGPQEDNDVQLVQEETPTITIPDDDTESGDQPLRETEQPAGLTTNGGGGGVGDAGSNCDIKPKLENGEIGADEEMELGEIKSEERIKKELNSDQPMDRWFSIVDKELPLASTECPLPSIKGTTPSSVARQVYTNITCREICQIQGNRWDIGNNIQFFSVPLEKMVEIHFKNESILSLSGLDEEEMADVIAKKIKLEPTAESDTKPTLIPKRESIDESQLDVKPDVKQEGEAEEYGTFSLPAYMTLTLSNLTAYVQCDQFQPLQMTPEEERQLEEVKARGTLAKPEVKHVPKDLRHGWWKINDIEELNELIKSLNPRGVRERSLRQSLLESLQESVNLSTPFPVAHPRAPITNWTESEAWNAWNPAIARRVEIALLDQIEAMEDKVASASMQMKGWQVPQRDGDSDNGIVEDVSIEMLRERIAGLESAIERRYLKPPLGINTTEAQMAVIAQQEAHHHATMNSSNCSNSSEDENIPKGLMSWRDAVERSVTTAQLSMALYVLESCVAWDKSIMKANCQFCQSGEQEDKLLLCDGCDRGYHTYCFKPRMDKIPDGDWYCFECKNKATGDRKCIVCGGLRPPPLGKMVYCELCPRAYHQDCYIPPMLKYPRGKWYCTNCIGKAPPKKKPQRKPKEKSSNHNTSLNQSSLSNQSANQSLNSSHEEIPQQTSATAPCPMTSPTSATNPCGGVAGLQTTTGTAATLGTTPLSIHDDDDDDP; from the exons AACTCATCCTCCCCATCGGTATCGCAAGCCGCGGCAGCGGCCGCCTACAAGCAATCCCTCTACAGCCAAGCCACTCTGCACAAAGAACTGATGGCCATTACGGCGGCGGCAGCCGCTGCCCAGCAAAGCCCTTCCGGCAACAGTGGAggaggtggtggcggcggcggaggTGGAGGCGGTTCATCCAAGTCAAAGTCCTCTTCCGGAGGAAGCAATCGCGGCAGCTCGGGAGGCAGCTCCAACGACATCCTCTCGATGACGCGCGGCTCTTCGGCGTCGCCGTCGGTCAACTCGTCCAAATCGCAAGGCCCCTCGCCGAGTGTCACAATCAGTGCCAGCAACATGTCGGGTGGGAATCACCTGCAGGGGATGGGCGGCGGTAGGTCCGGGAAGGACGGGAAGGGTGCTGGTCAGAACATGGCGGCGGATTTGGGGCTGAGCGCGTCGATGAACGCGCTGAACACGCTGTCGCAGTTCGGGAACATGGATCTGAGCTCGCCGCAGAACGTGACGGCCACGATGAACGCGCTGGCCGCGAGTTCGGCCAAGGCCAAGGACTACATGTCGTCGGGGATATTGAA tgATCCGTCTTCGTTGCTTGGAGTCCGGCTGCCGCCGGATACGGAGATCATCAAGTACACCAGCTCGATCGTGGGCGGAGGTCCCAAGGGTtcgaacaacagcaacaacagtgGAAATAGTGGAGGTGGTGGAAGTAGTCGTAACCGGAACAAGAACAAGACCGCTCCAATTGAGGAAAGTTCGCTGTTTGCTCAGCTGCATGGAATGAGTACGGCCAAGCGGGCACGAATGGATCCGAATGACTATAGTGGCGGACAGGGGACGACTGGTACGAGTGGAGGAACGTTGACTTCGGGTAGTGGAAGTGGTGGTAACAACGACCGAATCGAGGTGATTAAGCTACCTCCGACGATCACGTCGAACGGGGTGTACAACACGGGAAAAG GAAAAGACTCGATGGCCGACCAGATCAATGACTGGGCCGGACTGAATCTCAGCGGAAAAGGTTCGTCGGCGATGGCGAATTCGCTGGCCGCGGCGGCAGCTGCCGTGGCCGCCGAGGCCCAGGACGACGCACCGCTCAACCTGTCCATGAAGTCGTCCAAGTCGGATAGCCGCGCCTCGCCGGCACCTTCCCCGGCCGGTTCGGGCTCCACGCCCAGTGCCAACAGCTTGCAGAGCTTGAGCACGATCACGGCCGCGCTCGGAGGTTCCGGTGGCAACGATACGCCACGAT CTCGTCGCAAGTCCAACAATAAGAACCGCTCGTCTGCGGCGGCCGCGGCCGCAATGGCCGACGCCGCGTCTTCGCTGGCGGCCGCTGCTGGCAGTGCTTCCGGggccaacaacaacagcagtatCAGTTCGCTCCTGATGGCTGCCGGCAGTGGCAGCGGTGCCAACGCCGGCAACGGAACTCAACCGGCCGGCGGAAGTTCTGCCTCCGGAGGGGCGGCTGCGACGACCGCCGGTGGTAACGGAAGCGGTGCCAACAATCATCTCGCCGCCCAGCTGGGCCTGAACAGCTCGCTGTCCGAGCTGTTGAAGATCTCCAACTATGAGGAGTACGATTACGCGGGCCTCTCCGGAT CCCAATTCAAGGAGGGTCGACCGCGCAACCTCGGCCGTGGTGTGTCCAAACCCAAGAAGAACACCGTGGCGTCCCTGTTGGCGCAGAGCCGGGCCGTCGGCTCGAAACCGCTGACGGCGCAGCAACTGCTCACCCAGGAAGCTGAAATT GAAAAACTCCGCCAGGCAATGATCGAAGCTAGTCAATCGATGGAGAGTACGTCCAACACCAACACCGACACCGAGAGCGTCGCCGAGTCCGGCATGTCCGAGTCCGAGGGCGAGGAGCAGATCAACGTGAAGGAGCTGCGCGTCCCGCTCGAGAAGGGCTGGCGCCGCGAAACCGTCATCCGCGGGCTCACCAAGAACGGCCAGATCAAGGGCGACGTGTTTTACTACCCGCCGCAGAGCCTCAACAAGATGAAGGGCATGAACCAGGTGCAGCTG TACCTGGACCAGTTCAAGCCCAAGGACCTCACCCGGGACAACTTTAGCTTCTCCGCGAAAGCGATCGTCGGGACGTTCCTGCAGCCGGCGCCCCCACCGTACGCCACCGACGGCGAGTACATCAAGATGACCGACGTGGAGGTGGCGCGCCGCCTCGAGGAGCTCAAGATGTTCACGCGCCACACGGCGCTCGGCGTGGAGCAGCGCATCGAGATCGCCAAACAGCAGCAGGCGCTGCGCGACGCCAAGAAGATGGCCAAGGACGAGATCAGCAAGAACAAAGAGAAG GCTCGTCAGGCAAAGGAAATTGAGCGCAACGAACGGCTCGAACAGCAGCGCAAGGAACGGGAACTGAAGAATCAGCAAGCGATGGAG GCTAAACGAAAGCGAGAGGAAGAGCTCGCCCGCCAAAAAGCCGAAGAAGCTGCCCGGAAGCAACAG GAGAAAGAGCTAAAACGACAGCAAGCACTGTTACAGAAAGAACAG GAACTCGCCAAACAGAAAGAGCTGATGTACGCCGTTGAAATG gagCGAGAACGACGACGCCAGCACATGACGTTGATCAAGCAGCTCGAACTTCGTCGAAAGTTTGAGGAGAAGGAAAAGAAGAAGCATCAG GTCATCCTGGACAAGCTGATTCAGCGCGAGAAGAAGCTGACGATGCGCAAGCGGGACACCAGCATTCTTCAGGAACTGAG AAAACCCCAAGAGGACACGGAAATCGGTGACCAACCGGTGCTGCCCAACCTGCCGCGAATCCCGGGGCTCAAGCTGACTGGCACCGGCTTCGCCGACCTGCTGATGGTTTTTGAGTTCTTGCACAACTTTGGCGAGACGCTCGGCTTTAGCGAGTCCACCG ACATGGAAGCCCTTCCAACGCTCCAGTCGCTCCACTCAGCTCTCACCTGCGAAAACGCAATCGAAGCCGAGGAAGAGCTGCTTTCCGTGATGACGCACCTGCTCGTCTGTGCCATCGAAGATCCGGGCATTCCGAACCCGGGTCGGCACACGACGCTGCTCGGCCAAACCCTGCGCCAGGCGGACATTACCCACTCGAACGTGTCGGAGATCCTGCGGATATACCTGTATGCGGTGGCTCACGGCGAGGTCAAGCAGCAGAGTGGAATCAGCTtggagcgcgagcgcgagcggcATCACCTGCCCACCGAGGAGGACATCAAGACGGCCAGCGACAAGAACAGGCAGTTTTACGAGCTGCTTTCGGAGAACCTGCGGTACAAGCTGTCGGAGCTGCTCAAAGACAAACCGTTTGTGGCGCTGAACCCGACGACGAAGGTGCAGATCCTGGCCATGTTGTGCAACGATTTGCTGCTGAACAAGGCGGTTTGCAAGCAGATCGAGGGAAGTCTGGAGACGCAGGCCCAGCTGAAGAAGGAGCGCTACCTGCTGGATAACAAAATCAGGAAGTACAAGATGTTGGTTGCGAGGAAGCAACGGCTGGAGCAGTACGAGAAGGCTCAAGCTGCTGCGCTGGAAAAGTCCCTGCAGATGAAGGCTGCCGAGGAGGCGAAGCGGGCAGAGGAAGCGGCAGCGGCTGCAGCCGCGGCGGAAGGAATCGTCATCGCTCCACCGACTGGAGAAGACAATCAGGCGGCTCAGACGCAACCGCAGCAAACAGGGGAGGAAAAGACTGAAGGAGGCGAGGGTGAAGTTCTGGACGCAACGGCACCACCGACGACCGATTCTGCGCCAGTTCCGGCCGAGGTCGAGCAGAACCACAAAGACGAAACGGTGCTGAATCCTAGCCAAGAATCTCTTCCACCGCTCAACAACGGTACAATCACCCCGATGGAGGACAGTCCCATCAAAGCCCCACCAACGCCACACCAACTCGAGGAGTCAAAGTCCAAAGAGTTGAGCTTCTCCGAGATGGGTGAGCACGCACCCGGTGGCGACGTTGACCATTCGTTCTCCAAGTCGATGACGATGCACCACGAGCATGCGCCGAGTGAGcgcaacgacgacgacaacagCGACCTGGAAAGCGAGGGAACGCAACTGGAGGAGGACGAGGACGCGCATCTGACGGCCGAGGAGGCCCAGCGGAAGTACGACAAGATCCTGGAGACGTCGTTCCAGAACAAGAGTCAGCTGGAGTACGCGTTGAACCAACTCCGGGTCAAGTGCTTCGGCCAGGATCGCTACTGGCGCCGGTACTGGTGTCTGCCCAAGTGTGGCGGAGTGTACGTCGAGGCGATGGAGTCGGCCCAACCGGATGTGTGCAAATACGAGTGTGCCCTCGAGGAGGCTCATGCTAGTCAGGAAGCGGCCAAGGCAGAAGCTGCTGCGGCTGAAGAAGCGGCTGCAGCTGCCGCGGCCGAAGCCGTTGCAGATGCGGCGGACGAAGCTGAGGGTATTCCGCGGTTCATCCCCACGATAGCGGACATTGTGAAGCGCGACCGGGACAAGAACAAGGAGAACAAAGACGCGAATGAGTTCCCGTCGCACCACATCGGTGGGCTTGAAGAGCGAAAGCGGAAGCGAAGTGGTCGGAGTAAAAAGAAGCACGACTTCTTCAACCAGGAGTGCACGAACGACAGCGAATCGCAGGACGTGCAGGATGAGGACAACTCACGGACCAGTTTCAGCAACTGCGAGGAAACTCGAACGGATTCGCAGTCCGAGGCGGAGCACGCACCGGCTCCGGTCACTCCAGTCGCACCACCGGTAATCGAGGAACCTCCAAAGCCCGTGATTCCACCACCGGTACCGATGGTCCAGGAACCTCCAGTCCCACCGCCGATCATGCTGGGAGCAGCGAAGAAGAAGCGCGAAGACGATCACCTGATGGACATCGAAGACTCGATCCCGACGGCGATTCTAGTACAAAAGGGCAACAACCACGACGAGACGAAGATTGTCGAGGTGAACAATCAAATTGGCGGCGTCAACTTGAACAGCAGCCGAGGGCCGCAGGAAGACAACGACGTCCAGCTGGTGCAGGAAGAAACCCCCACGATCACCATTCCGGACGACGACACCGAGAGTGGCGATCAGCCGTTGCGCGAAACCGAACAGCCAGCGGGACTGACGACAAACGGTGGCGGTGGAGGCGTCGGCGACGCCGGCAGCAACTGTGATATTAAGCCAAAGCTGGAGAACGGCGAAATTGGCGCTGACGAGGAGATGGAACTCGGCGAGATCAAATCCGAGGAGCGTATCAAGAAGGAACTCAACTCGGACCAACCCATGGACCGGTGGTTCTCAATCGTGGACAAGGAACTTCCACTCGCTAGTACCGAGTGTCCGCTGCCGTCGATCAAGGGCACCACGCCGTCGTCCGTCGCCCGCCAAGTGTATACGAACATTACCTGTCGGGAGATTTGCCAGATCCAGGGCAACCGATGGGACATCGGCAACAACATTCAGTTCTTCAGCGTGCCGCTGGAAAAGATGGTTGAGATTCACTTTAAAAATGAATCGATCCTGTCGCTTTCCGGCCTCGACGAGGAAGAAATGGCCGATGTGATCGCTAAGAAGATCAAGCTGGAACCAACGGCGGAGTCGGACACGAAGCCAACGTTGATCCCGAAGCGGGAATCGATCGATGAAAGTCAGCTGGACGTTAAACCCGATGTCAAGCAGGAAGGCGAAGCCGAAGAGTACGGAACGTTCTCCCTGCCCGCGTACATGACGCTAACGCTCAGCAACCTGACCGCGTACGTCCAGTGCGACCAGTTCCAACCGCTGCAGATGACCCCCGAAGAGGAGCGCCAGCTTGAAGAGGTAAAAGCGCGTGGAACCCTAGCGAAACCCGAAGTCAAACACGTCCCCAAGGACCTCCGCCACGGCTGGTGGAAAATCAACGACATCGAAGAGCTGAACGAACTGATCAAGTCTCTAAACCCTCGAGGAGTCCGCGAGCGATCTCTCCGCCAAAGTCTGCTCGAGTCCCTCCAGGAAAGCGTCAACCTGTCAACGCCCTTCCCGGTGGCCCACCCCCGCGCCCCCATCACCAACTGGACCGAGTCGGAGGCGTGGAACGCGTGGAACCCGGCCATCGCTCGGCGCGTCGAGATCGCTCTGCTCGATCAGATCGAAGCCATGGAGGACAAGGTCGCTTCGGCGTCGATGCAGATGAAGGGCTGGCAGGTGCCGCAGCGGGACGGCGACAGCGACAACGGCATCGTCGAGGACGTCAGCATCGAAATGCTGCGCGAGCGCATCGCCGGCCTCGAATCCGCCATCGAACGGCGCTACCTCAAGCCACCGCTCGGCATCAA CACGACCGAGGCCCAGATGGCAGTGATTGCCCAGCAGGAAGCGCACCACCACGCGACGATGAACTCGTCCAACTGCTCAAACAGCTCCGAGGATGAAAACATTCCGAAAG GTCTCATGTCCTGGCGCGACGCCGTGGAACGATCGGTCACTACCGCCCAGCTGTCGATGGCACTGTACGTGCTCGAGTCGTGCGTCGCCTGGGACAAGAGCATCATGAAGGCG AACTGCCAGTTCTGCCAGTCGGGCGAGCAGGAGGACAAGCTGCTGCTGTGCGACGGGTGTGACCGCGGCTACCACACGTACTGCTTCAAGCCGCGGATGGACAAGATTCCGGACGGGGATTG GTATTGCTTCGAGTGCAAAAATAAGGCCACCGGCGACCGGAAGTGCATCGTGTGCGGAGGGTTGCGGCCACCGCCGCTCGGAAAGATGGTCTACTGTGAGTTGTGCCCCCGGGCCTACCATCAGGACTGCTATATTCCGCCGATGTTGAAG TATCCTCGCGGCAAGTGGTACTGCACCAACTGCATCGGGAAGGCTCCCCCGAAGAAGAAGCCCCAGCGGAAGCCCAAGGAGAAGTCGTCCAATCACAACACGTCGCTCAACCAGTCCAGCCTGAGCAATCAGTCGGCCAACCAGTCGCTCAACTCGTCCCACGAGGAAATCCCCCAGCAGACGTCAGCCACGGCGCCCTGTCCGATGACGTCCCCTACGTCGGCCACCAACCCGTGCGGCGGAGTTGCCGGCCTACAGACGACGACGGGCACCGCCGCCACCCTTGGAACGACGCCGTTAAG catccacgacgacgacgacgacgacccatGA